A genomic region of Denticeps clupeoides chromosome 9, fDenClu1.1, whole genome shotgun sequence contains the following coding sequences:
- the nxpe3 gene encoding NXPE family member 3, whose protein sequence is MLSGILAHTMVANVSRYVPFFLFLALSAIVFLLRNIHTLEKWNCFQTVSTLSQWHNSLSTALRQHLALLHPEHNQTYCAHLGQEPSVEEALEERYLQQSIAWPEPAVPGLPLRQSSDPSRSYFVIQPSAECSDLSGWEVGGQLEVMVHMQNFLGKAKRHGGDFLLARLHSQELGAGVAGRVVDHRDGLYSVVFPLLWAGPAQVEVTLVHSSEAVAALRRLREERPDRVYFKSQYRSGFLSETTMCNLCLPANQQPLCNYTDPHTGEPWYCYKPKMLDCDTRIDHAKGGYKKHLLTTTESMLFMSSTIKAPIKAVGMEAITVLPTTENKTATRTDWLKTPPSGYYYQGSWRPLTGVHMQQFKSPSSVVQCLKGKMVYMYGDSTVRQWFEYLNAFVPELKEFNLHSLKNVGPFLAVDSDHNIMLHYRCHGPPIRFSTVPTSELRYVFNELDGLPGGGDTVVVLSVWSHFSTFPVEVYVRRLRHIRRAVVRLLDRAPGTLVVVRSANPQKLDPEVSLYNSDWFSAQLDAVLRAMFKGLNVLLVDAWEMTLAHQHPHLLHPPEDIVRNMIDLFLSHVCPVKKKKKKKN, encoded by the exons ATGCTGAGTGGAATCCTGGCACACACCATGGTGGCAAATGTGTCCAGATATGTTCCCTTCTTCCTGTTCCTGGCACTGTCTGCAATCGTTTTCCTGCTAAGGAACATCCACACCTTGGAG AAGTGGAACTGTTTCCAGACGGTGTCCACGCTCTCTCAGTGGCATAACAGTTTGAGCACAGCTTTAAGGCAACATCTGGCCCTGCTACATCCGGAGCACAATCAGACCTACTGTGCCCACCTGGGCCAGGAGCCCTCCGTAGAGGAGGCCCTGGAGGAGCGCTACCTCCAGCAGTCCATCGCTTGGCCAGAGCCCGCTGTGCCTGGCCTGCCCCTCCGCCAGAGCAGCGACCCCAGCCGTAGCTACTTTGTGATCCAGCCGTCTGCAGAATGCTCGGACCTCTCCGGATGGGAGGTGGGCGGGCAGCTGGAGGTCATGGTTCACATGCAGAACTTCCTCGGGAAGGCCAAGAGGCACGGCGGGGACTTTCTTCTGGCTCGGCTGCACTCGCAGGAGCTTGGCGCAGGCGTGGCGGGACGGGTGGTGGACCACCGGGATGGGCTGTACTCCGTGGTCTTCCCGctgctgtgggcggggcctgcgcaGGTGGAGGTGACCCTGGTGCACTCCAGCGAGGCCGTGGCTGCACTGCGGCGCCTGAGGGAGGAGCGGCCGGACCGCGTTTACTTCAAGAGCCAGTACCGCTCTGGCTTCCTGTCTGAGACCACTATGTGCAACCTGTGCCTGCCGGCCAATCAGCAGCCACTCTGCAACTACACTGACCCCCACACAGGGGAGCCCTGGTACTGTTACAAGCCCAAGATGCTGGACTGTGATACGAGGATCGATCACGCCAAAGGGGGCTACAAGAAGCACCTGCTGACCACCACAGAGTCAATGCTGTTCATGAG CTCTACCATCAAGGCTCCTATTAAAGCTGTTGGCATGGAGGCTATTACAGTGCTGCCGACAACTGAAA ATAAGACTGCGACGAGAACGGACTGGCTGAAGACGCCTCCCTCAGGATATTACTACCAGGGCTCGTGGAGACCATTGACAGGAGTCCACATGCAACAGTTCAAAAGCCCCTCAAGCGTCGTACAGTGTCTGAAAGGAAAGATGGTTTACATGTACGGAGATTCCACTGTTCGCCAGTGGTTTGAGTACCTCAATGCCTTCGTACCTG AACTGAAAGAGTTCAATCTCCACAGCTTAAAGAACGTGGGACCCTTCTTGGCGGTGGACAGTGACCACAACATCATGCTGCACTACCGCTGCCACGGTCCCCCCATCCGCTTCTCCACGGTGCCCACCAGCGAGCTGCGTTACGTGTTTAATGAGCTGGACGGTCTGCCCGGCGGCGGGGACACTGTGGTGGTCCTCAGCGTGTGGTCCCACTTCAGCACCTTCCCGGTGGAGGTCTACGTCCGCCGGCTGCGCCACATCCGGCGCGCCGTAGTGCGGCTCCTGGACCGGGCCCCGGGGACCCTGGTGGTGGTGCGCAGCGCCAACCCCCAGAAACTGGACCCAGAGGTCAGCCTGTACAACAGCGACTGGTTCTCGGCGCAGCTGGACGCCGTGCTGCGGGCCATGTTCAAGGGCCTGAATGTCCTGCTGGTGGACGCCTGGGAGATGACCCTGGCGCACCAGCACCCACATCTCCTCCACCCACCCGAGGACATTGTTAGAAACATGATTGACCTGTTCCTCTCTCATGTTTGTCcagtgaagaaaaagaagaagaagaagaattag
- the hnmt gene encoding histamine N-methyltransferase translates to MAPLRSLVEDEDRYNKSFQLFLERSSEHQCMQDFIRSVLPDVLAGIGRGKTHVSVVGVGSGTGKMDVEMLSQLHRRLPGVTVDNEVVEPSSEMMHKYKALVSDTRDLDYVNFIWNKMTACEFQKRWKENKLEKKIDFIHMIQMLYYVSDPEATVSFFHSLLSENGKLIIILVSGQSGWDKLWRTFAPRLCIPSVSQCLTARDVKSFLDDKGVQYKSYELPSHMDITECFAEGDERGELLLDFLTEVKDFRENAPAELEEGVMSLLRHPECSTEVDGRVLFNNNLTVLVIDHKVLGD, encoded by the exons ATGGCACCGCTACGAAGCCTGGTGGAGGACGAGGACAGATACAACAAATCCTTCCAGCTTTTCCTGGAGCGCTCCTCCGAACACCAGTGCATGCAGGACTTCATCCGCAGCGTCCTGCCGGACGTACTGGCAGG TATTGGGAGAGGCAAGACGCATGTCAGTGTCGTGGGTGTGGGAAGTGGCACAG GGAAGATGGACGTGGAGATGCTGTCTCAGCTGCACCGTCGTCTTCCGGGAGTCACAGTGGACAACGAGGTGGTGGAGCCCAGCAGTGAGATGATGCACAAGTATAAGG ccttGGTGTCAGACACACGAGACCTTGACTACGTAAACTTCATATGGAACAAGATGACTGCGTGCGAATTCCAGAAGCGCTGGAAAGAGAACAAGCTTGAGAAGAAGATCGACTTCATCCACATGATACAG ATGTTGTACTATGTCAGTGACCCTGAAGCCACAGTGTCCTTCTTCCACAGTCTGCTGAGTGAAAATGGGAAGCTTATTATAATTCTGGTGTCAG GGCAGAGCGGGTGGGATAAGCTGTGGAGGACGTTTGCGCCTCGACTGTGCATCCCTTCCGTCAGCCAGTGTTTGACAGCCAGGGACGTCAAGAGCTTCCTAGATGACAAGGGTGTCCAGTACAAAAGCTACGAGCTCCCCTCTCATATGGACATCACCGAATGTTTCGCGGAGGGGGACGAGAGGGGCGAGCTCCTGCTGGACTTCCTGACCGAAGTCAAAGACTTCCGTGAAAACGCGCCTGCGGAGCTGGAGGAGGGCGTCATGTCCCTGCTGCGTCACCCAGAGTGTAGCACTGAGGTGGACGGAAGGGTCCTGTTTAACAACAACCTGACCGTCTTGGTGATCGATCACAAGGTGTTGGGAGATTAG
- the mpc2b gene encoding mitochondrial pyruvate carrier 2b: MALTGLRASYHRILDRVEHMLPAKLRPLYNHPAGPKTVFFWAPMFKWGLVIAGLADLTRPADKLSTSQSAVLTATGLIWSRYSLVIIPKNWNLFAVNFFVGGAGGSQLYRIWRHNQEQKAKAKAEQA, from the exons ATGGCGCTGACGGGACTGCGAGCGTCTTACCACAGGATCCTGGACCGGGTCGAGCACATGCTGCCGGCGAAGCTGAGGCCGTTGTACAACCACCCCGCAG GCCCGAAGACCGTTTTCTTCTGGGCGCCGATGTTCAAATGG GGCCTGGTCATCGCGGGTCTCGCTGATCTTACTCGGCCAGCAGACAAGCTCAGCACCTCCCAGTCTGCCGTCCTGACCGCCACCG GACTCATTTGGTCCAGGTATTCCCTGGTTATAATACCTAAGAACTGGAACCTTTTTGCTGTCAACTTCTTTGTTGGTGGCGCTGGTGGGTCTCAGCTCTATAGAATATGGAG GCATAACCAGGAACAGAAGGCCAAGGCCAAGGCTGAACAAGCTTGA